AATGCCGTAGGTTTGCAAGTACAAACCGCCATCCTGGTTGCCAATGGAAAACCATCGTTTACCATTGTCAGCAATGGTGGGATTGTCAACATAAGCCCCGATGTTGATCGGCACACTCATTGGCGTGATATATGCGCCGGTAGTGCTGGCTACCGTCGTGGCCGTAAGTTCCCCATCCAGTACCATATTACCGGCGGTATTCAGTTTCGGAGCGGCGTTCCAGCATAGGCGTTCTTCCGCCGTAATATGTGCAGTTCCATTCTCCACGTGCTCATGCAGTTCAGCCTGAGAGGCCATGAAGATTCCATTGACTGTAGTAATTTTATTCATGATTATTCTTTCTGGTTGTTGTGAGGTGGCTGAATAACTCCACTGCCACCTTGTCCACTCGTACCACTTCGTTGAAAGCATCTACCTGGTCCCCGGAAAAATCATCACGTGTGAAACGTCTGAACTGGATAAACCCGGCCCGCATTCGAAAATTTGTCTCCTCTCACAGGTTCGGGCATCCGATCTGTATTTGTGCGTGCCAATAGTCATTGGCTCAACGTCAAATGAGTGGATGAGTCTTCACAAGAAAAGAAACCAAATGGAACTAAAGGAAGAATTCCTTGCCATTTTAATATGACATTAGTTCGTCAATGCCCTAAAAACAAAAAACTTCCTAAATCAGGAAGTCGAAAAATGGAGCGGATGATGGGTTTGTGATAAATTACAATCAGATATTTACGTCAATCTGTAACACTTCTGTAACGTCCGTATGACAAAAAAGACGGGCAGCCGAAGCCGCCCGCCTGAATGCGAACCACATCAATGTTGCCGAATTAAGCCACAGAGAACTTTTCCTCGCAGTGGATGGAAAGCACGGTTTCTTCCCTGGTGCGTGCAGCGCCCATGCCGAAGGTCACGCCTGCCAGTAGCGTGTCGATGGACGTATCGGGCTGGCGCATGTGGAACTTGGCATCTTCCCAGATACCATAAATCAGGTCTTCACTGCGCCACATGGGGCAGACGCGCACGTACTTCTTGGCGCTGGCCGTGCCAACGTTGACCAGAGGCAGGGAATCCGTAATCAGGAACCGGATGCCCAGCAGCGGGCTGACAAAGCCGGTCTTCAGGGCCTGGAAGCCGTAGTCGATATTCTGAAGCTTTTCCATGCGCATCATCTCGAAAGCCTGTTGCGAAGTAATGCCCATGCACAGCGTGCCGCCGCCGTTGAGGGCGTAACGGGCCTGCATGCAGGTCTTGGCAAAGAGCAGCTTGTCAATCGTAATGCCGCTGGGGGTGAGCGTCCCTTCCGGGGTGTAGTTGACCGGGACCACGTTGGTCTTCTTGGTGTCGATGTCAAAGTCATCGGTGAGCTCGTCCCAGGTGGTAATGAGGCCTTCTCCGCGGACATAGGGCTGTTGAGGCAAAGCCTCTTTCTCATAGCCGCCCTTGCCAACGTAATTATCACCCAGCAGGCCGCCGGTAGCGCCGCCCTTGTAGGGGGAACCGTCCTCGGCATCCGGCATGATGGAAGTCGGCGTCTGGATGATATGCTCTCCGTAGGTGTCGGAACTCTCGTCCAGGTCTACGCAGGTGCCCAGCAGCACGTCGTCCTTCACGCGCTCGGCCGCATTGGTAAGCTGTGTGACCATCGTGGTGGCGTTAATCGGCAGGCTGGCCAGGAACTTCTCGTCGTCCGTGGACCACTTCAGGAACTTCTCGAACAGTTGAGGACGCATATTGCGCAGGCCGAACTTGAGTTCCGTGGCGACAATATCCTGCATTCGCTGGGTACGACGGTTCAGTTCCGTGGACCCGATAGCAGGAAGCTGGTACATATCACCGTTGCAGCCGTGGATGACCTGGGCGAACGGAGTCAAGACGGACATCTTCTGTTGCAGCTCTTCAATGAGCTGCTGAGTGCGCGTCTTTTCATACATTTCCGGAATAGTTCTTTCAATCTTCATGTGTTGGTGCTTTGGTTGTTGCAACTTCACTCCACACGAGACCGGAGCATAAAAAAATGGTGGCAGTGTCACGTGACACCGCCACCATCCGCAATGGACCAATAGAAAGAAAAAAGGCTAGTAAATCTTGATACCCGCGAGCCTGTTGAAATGTTCGGCGGCGGCCTTGTAGCCCTTGCTGCCGGGGTTGAACAAATCCTTGTGGTAGGGATTGTCCGGGTTGTTGATGATGTCGTCCATCTCCTGCTGGCGGGATTGGGCACTGGCAGCCTGTCCGGCTCCGCGCGTCCGTTCCTCACCCACCATGCCGCGCAGCACGTTGCAGAGGCGGAACACATGAGGATTCATCAGGGCCTGGGCGTCCTCCTTGCTTATCCCCCCGTGCTTCACCGCATCGGCAATAAAGCGCTTGGTGGCGGCCATGTTCCCGTCAAACTCTCCCTTCCACTCGCCCTTCAGGGATTCCAGGGCCTGCTTGTCCGCTTCCCGCTGGGCGGTAAGGAGGGAATCGCACACCTGGGTGACGAAGGCGCCTGCGGCATCCGGAGCAATCCCGTTGGCCTTGGCGTGGGAGGCAATCATGGAACGGGTTTCGTCCGTCCCGTTAAAGGACTCACCCAGCTCCAAGACATATTCGTCTCCGGGGTCTCCGTCCGCCGGGGGCTGGGCCGGGTCCGTGGTGTCCTCCTGCGTGAAATCGAACGGATTCACGTCACTGGGGGCGCTGTTCTGGTCAGGCGTCTGTGTAGCTGCGGGGTCTCCCCCCTCTCCGGGCGGGGGCTGGGCTGCTGGGTCTCCCCCCTGGGGCGCCTGGCTGGGGTCTGCTGCCGGTTGTCCCCCGCCTGCATCCGCAGGTTCCGGGTAACGCAGCACGGTCATTCGCATCGTGATGATATGGTGCATGGTATTTTAGTTATTGGTGGTTGTGGAATTGTCTTCAACAGGCTTGGAGCGTTCTTGTTCCAACCATTTGATTACATGGAGCTGCCCGTCGCGCCTGGCGGCCATCAGCGTCAGCATTTGGGGGTCTCCGCTCAACGGGATGCCCTGCTTGTCGGCAAATAGGAACACCGGCAGGCCGGTCTCGAAATGCTCTTGCAGCACCTTCATGGCCTCGTCGGAAATGCCTTCTCGCAAAATGCGTCGGCGCCGGGCCAGCTTCCGCTTCGTCTCTTCTTGCAGTGGGTTCTTTCTCATGGTCGTCATGCTGAAAGGTTGCTTTCCCGGGTGGCGGCCCCGGCATTGTCGCGGTTGGCGGCGGCCATCATCTGGGCGATCTTGGCCTGCTGCATCGCACCGGCCTCGTCTTCCCTCTGTTTCCGGAGGGCCGCCACCTCCTTGGGCTTGCGCATGCACTCTGATGGCACGTTGGTTTCATCGGCGATGTACCGGATGGATTCATCTTCCTTGAAGGGGTCCAGCCACGCGGGGTTGCCCGTCGTCTGGGCCAGATTGACGGCATGGCCGAGCGTTTCTACCAGCCCGCTCAACTTGTAGCGTTCCAATGCCTTGGCCATCTTGCTGATATACTTGACGCCGGGAGCCAGAATCTTCATCTTGATGCCGTACTCGTCCAGAGGCACAAACAAGCCCTGCGGCTTGCCTTCTTCCGGGAACTTGCCCAGGCGCTCCAGGGAGCAGAACACGCGCTCCATCATCGGGCGGATGTCGGACGTGAACTGCGTAAAGCTCTGGGTAAAGGTCATCATCCGCTCGTTGTCGCGCAGATTGGCTTCCAGAGCCGTCATCTGCCGTTCCACCTGGGTCACTGCCTGAAGCACGGAAACAAACAGGGC
This DNA window, taken from Akkermansia muciniphila, encodes the following:
- a CDS encoding phage capsid protein encodes the protein MKIERTIPEMYEKTRTQQLIEELQQKMSVLTPFAQVIHGCNGDMYQLPAIGSTELNRRTQRMQDIVATELKFGLRNMRPQLFEKFLKWSTDDEKFLASLPINATTMVTQLTNAAERVKDDVLLGTCVDLDESSDTYGEHIIQTPTSIMPDAEDGSPYKGGATGGLLGDNYVGKGGYEKEALPQQPYVRGEGLITTWDELTDDFDIDTKKTNVVPVNYTPEGTLTPSGITIDKLLFAKTCMQARYALNGGGTLCMGITSQQAFEMMRMEKLQNIDYGFQALKTGFVSPLLGIRFLITDSLPLVNVGTASAKKYVRVCPMWRSEDLIYGIWEDAKFHMRQPDTSIDTLLAGVTFGMGAARTREETVLSIHCEEKFSVA